Proteins encoded together in one Deinococcus irradiatisoli window:
- a CDS encoding phosphoribosyltransferase family protein, translating to MNTADQPSASPEHHTHQVNVGGVKRDLPIVEVAPGVSVALFNMLGDTDVTEAAGRALAQQLPAGIDVLVTPEVKALGLAHVISRESALPYVVIRKTVKPYMVDPVAREVISITTGKPQLLVLDGFDVPKIKGRKVAIVDDVVSSGGTLASLRQIIEEVGGEVAAVVAVFTEGQERPEVTALGHLPLFT from the coding sequence GTGAACACTGCCGATCAGCCCTCAGCGTCCCCGGAGCACCACACGCATCAAGTGAACGTCGGCGGCGTCAAGCGCGACCTGCCGATCGTGGAGGTCGCGCCGGGCGTCAGCGTGGCTCTCTTCAACATGCTCGGCGACACCGACGTGACCGAGGCCGCCGGGCGCGCCCTGGCGCAGCAGCTGCCCGCCGGCATCGACGTGCTGGTGACGCCGGAAGTCAAGGCCCTGGGCCTGGCGCACGTGATCAGCCGCGAGTCGGCGCTGCCCTATGTCGTGATCCGCAAGACCGTCAAGCCCTACATGGTCGACCCGGTGGCCCGCGAGGTCATCAGCATCACCACCGGCAAACCGCAGCTGCTGGTGCTCGACGGCTTCGACGTGCCGAAGATCAAGGGCCGCAAGGTCGCCATCGTGGACGACGTGGTCAGCAGCGGCGGCACACTGGCGAGCCTGCGCCAGATCATCGAGGAGGTCGGCGGCGAGGTCGCGGCGGTGGTGGCGGTGTTCACCGAGGGTCAGGAGCGCCCAGAAGTCACGGCGCTGGGGCACCTGCCGCTGTTTACCTGA
- a CDS encoding polysaccharide deacetylase family protein: MKLAVLMASFVCSVALALPLPVRVSLNAPGIITHGPRTLREVALTFDADMTPGMERELRLGKVRSFDNEAVVQALEQAQAPATFFLTGMWSQVYPASALALARSPLFEVEDHSYDHPGFSQPCYGLPPIALPGKLPDILRAQRAIQAATGTTPTLFRFPGGCAAESDVKTVQAAGLKVVHWDVIGGDVNQPDPAVITRTVLSRVQNGSIVVLHVSGGHAPATGAALPGIIAGLRARGYRLVTVQTLLAGAAPVMGRRVPLRGRPLP, translated from the coding sequence ATGAAACTGGCGGTCCTGATGGCTTCGTTCGTGTGTTCGGTGGCGCTGGCCCTGCCGCTGCCTGTCAGGGTTTCCCTGAACGCGCCGGGCATCATCACCCATGGACCCCGCACTCTGCGCGAGGTGGCGCTGACCTTCGACGCCGACATGACGCCCGGCATGGAGCGCGAGCTGCGCCTGGGCAAGGTCAGGAGTTTCGACAACGAAGCGGTGGTGCAGGCGCTGGAGCAGGCCCAGGCGCCCGCCACCTTCTTCCTGACCGGAATGTGGTCGCAGGTGTACCCGGCCTCGGCGCTGGCGCTGGCCCGCAGTCCCCTTTTCGAAGTCGAGGACCACAGTTACGACCATCCCGGCTTCTCGCAGCCGTGCTACGGCTTGCCGCCTATCGCGCTGCCCGGCAAGTTGCCGGACATCCTGCGGGCGCAGCGGGCCATTCAGGCGGCGACCGGCACCACGCCCACCCTGTTCCGGTTTCCAGGAGGCTGCGCCGCCGAGAGCGACGTCAAAACGGTGCAGGCCGCCGGGCTGAAGGTCGTGCACTGGGACGTGATCGGCGGCGACGTCAATCAGCCGGACCCGGCGGTGATCACGCGGACGGTGCTGTCGCGGGTGCAAAACGGCAGCATCGTGGTGCTGCACGTCAGCGGCGGCCACGCCCCGGCCACCGGCGCGGCGCTGCCGGGCATCATCGCCGGGCTGCGCGCCCGGGGCTACCGTCTGGTGACGGTGCAGACGCTGCTGGCCGGCGCCGCGCCGGTGATGGGCCGCCGCGTCCCGCTGCGGGGCCGCCCGCTCCCCTAG
- a CDS encoding glycerol-3-phosphate acyltransferase, which yields MLFLALLLLACAYLVGSLPLGHWLLGRQGFESRLHSTYNLGVENVVRRIGLGAAVGSAALDAAKGFVAVLMASSLHQPELCVLAGLAAYLGHLNPPQRLYGPTPPRGRGNLVLLGIFAALNVAGHLSLWLTVTPLVVYAAVLGLSGYVSLATQAGLLIFAVLVAISPLDVPAKLGALGLLLAALWRFKENLGRVLDGTEPRLGDDVPMAGKRPDEVLAAFMIHPLTVEDFWQTRRFAWMKPLLERGVLSQASVRQVASSLRPMKVGELHGIRATDGKRIRAYLLSSPLLPDVFRDDPDLATRRAIEGARLASELGAEVFGLGAFWSVVGNKGLDVQAAVPQITVTNGGAYTSGTIKAAIPGILAHFKSEGRDLSQAVAAVVGANGVVAFGIARTIAPQVGKVIMVGRDLERLERSANTLRRANKQAEIVTTTDYAALREADLIFTATSDPNPVIFPPHVKEGTWIFDEGRPADVDPSVARIPGVRIIPGGVVRPPGGMTSSVDLHFGEGAVPACLAETLIITATGEHHRKSLGPQTLTENINFFVEQAEQLGFTVVD from the coding sequence ATGTTGTTTTTAGCGCTCCTGCTTCTGGCCTGCGCCTATCTGGTCGGCAGCTTACCTCTGGGCCACTGGCTGCTCGGCCGCCAGGGTTTCGAGAGCCGGCTGCACAGCACCTACAACCTGGGTGTGGAAAACGTGGTGCGCCGCATCGGGCTGGGCGCGGCGGTGGGCAGCGCCGCGCTCGACGCGGCCAAGGGCTTCGTGGCGGTGCTGATGGCCTCGTCGCTGCACCAGCCGGAACTGTGCGTGCTGGCCGGCCTGGCGGCATATCTGGGCCACCTCAATCCGCCCCAGCGGCTCTACGGCCCCACCCCGCCGCGCGGCCGGGGCAACCTGGTGCTGCTGGGCATCTTCGCGGCCCTCAACGTGGCCGGGCACCTCAGCCTGTGGCTCACCGTCACGCCGCTGGTCGTCTACGCCGCCGTGCTGGGCCTCAGCGGTTACGTCAGCCTGGCGACGCAGGCGGGACTGCTGATCTTCGCGGTGCTGGTGGCGATTTCGCCGCTGGACGTGCCGGCCAAGCTCGGCGCGCTGGGCCTGCTGCTGGCGGCGCTGTGGCGCTTCAAGGAAAACCTGGGCCGGGTGCTCGACGGCACCGAGCCACGCCTGGGCGACGACGTGCCGATGGCCGGCAAGCGCCCCGACGAGGTGCTGGCCGCCTTCATGATTCACCCGCTGACGGTGGAGGACTTCTGGCAGACCCGCCGCTTCGCCTGGATGAAGCCGCTGCTCGAGCGCGGCGTGCTGAGCCAAGCCTCGGTGCGTCAGGTCGCCAGCAGCCTGCGCCCGATGAAGGTCGGCGAGCTGCACGGCATTCGGGCCACCGACGGCAAGCGCATCCGGGCGTACCTCTTGAGCAGCCCGCTGCTGCCGGACGTGTTCCGCGACGACCCCGACCTCGCCACCCGGCGGGCCATCGAGGGTGCCCGGCTGGCTTCGGAACTCGGCGCCGAGGTGTTCGGGCTGGGCGCGTTCTGGAGCGTGGTGGGCAACAAGGGGCTGGACGTGCAGGCGGCGGTGCCGCAGATCACCGTCACCAACGGCGGGGCCTACACCTCCGGCACCATCAAGGCGGCCATTCCCGGCATCCTGGCCCACTTCAAAAGCGAGGGGCGCGACCTCTCGCAGGCGGTGGCGGCGGTGGTGGGGGCCAACGGCGTGGTCGCCTTCGGCATCGCCCGCACCATCGCGCCGCAGGTGGGCAAGGTCATCATGGTGGGCCGCGACCTCGAGCGCCTTGAGCGCAGCGCCAACACCCTGCGCCGGGCCAACAAGCAGGCCGAGATCGTCACCACCACCGACTACGCCGCCCTGCGCGAGGCCGATTTGATCTTCACTGCCACCAGCGATCCCAACCCGGTGATTTTTCCGCCGCACGTCAAGGAAGGCACCTGGATTTTCGACGAGGGCCGCCCCGCCGACGTGGACCCCTCGGTGGCGCGAATTCCCGGCGTGCGGATCATTCCCGGCGGGGTGGTGCGCCCGCCCGGCGGCATGACCAGCAGCGTGGACCTGCACTTCGGCGAGGGCGCGGTGCCGGCCTGTCTGGCCGAGACGCTGATCATCACCGCCACCGGCGAGCACCACCGCAAGAGCCTGGGGCCGCAGACCCTCACCGAGAATATCAATTTCTTCGTGGAACAGGCCGAGCAGCTCGGCTTCACCGTCGTGGACTGA
- a CDS encoding VC0807 family protein, with protein sequence MTRSVKRTGGRRVAWQRLSRLLLDVAFTFVLPYALLNPAPFGLPDLSLSLGSYGVYVLAGVLPTLYIVADTLHRRVLNPFGLFLLAGALSGAAVSFLRLDGVAFALKDAMHSVLLVLACGVSLLLRRPLFEFLFYGLVSPETPERAQLLSRALSQPLVRASLNWATALVALKAVVLGTASYFVALWLVTLPFGAPGFNAQVARAHALTFPLAIVLDVLFYGAAGWLTLRATRRLTGGLSWPWQEGFWSDLNATLPYLPDPAPRSTPC encoded by the coding sequence GTGACGAGATCGGTCAAACGAACAGGGGGGCGGCGGGTGGCCTGGCAGCGCCTGAGCCGGCTGCTGCTCGATGTGGCCTTCACCTTCGTGCTGCCCTACGCGCTGCTCAACCCGGCGCCCTTCGGCCTGCCGGACCTGTCGCTTAGCCTGGGCAGCTACGGCGTGTACGTTCTGGCCGGGGTGCTGCCGACCCTTTATATCGTGGCCGATACCCTGCACCGGCGGGTGCTCAATCCCTTCGGGTTGTTTTTGCTGGCCGGCGCGCTCAGCGGCGCGGCGGTGAGTTTCCTGCGCCTCGACGGGGTGGCCTTCGCCCTCAAAGACGCCATGCATTCGGTGCTGCTGGTGCTGGCCTGCGGCGTGTCGCTGCTGCTGCGCCGCCCGCTGTTCGAGTTTCTCTTTTACGGTCTGGTGTCGCCCGAAACCCCCGAGCGTGCCCAGCTGCTCTCGCGGGCGCTGTCGCAGCCGCTGGTGCGCGCTTCGCTGAACTGGGCCACCGCGCTGGTGGCGCTCAAGGCGGTGGTTCTGGGCACCGCCAGCTACTTCGTGGCGCTGTGGCTGGTGACGCTGCCGTTCGGCGCTCCCGGCTTCAATGCCCAGGTCGCCCGCGCCCACGCCCTGACCTTTCCGCTGGCCATCGTGCTCGACGTGCTGTTCTACGGCGCGGCCGGCTGGCTGACCCTGCGCGCCACCCGCCGCCTCACCGGGGGGCTGAGCTGGCCGTGGCAGGAAGGCTTCTGGAGTGACCTGAACGCGACCCTGCCGTACCTGCCGGACCCGGCGCCGCGTTCCACTCCATGCTGA
- a CDS encoding Mrp/NBP35 family ATP-binding protein, which yields MREAVLESLRSVNDPELHRDLVSLGMIERIDVTPHAPSGHAVSVKVNLTTPACPLKATIERDVRAAVMTVPGVETVNVEFGAQVRMPTTPPLPGVKNVLLVGSGKGGVGKSSVAVNIACALAQSGASVGLMDADVYGPSVAHMLGQGQAKLVGNAERKMVPIEAHGIRFISMANLSPAGQALVWRGPMLHSAIQQFLKDAAWGNLDYLIVDLPPGTGDVQLSLTQSVQVTGAVIVTTPQDVALIDAARAIDMFRKASVPILGIIENMSYFVAPDTGTVYDLFGRGGAAKLGNHPLLGEVPLDPSARQDADNGVPAVIAHPETQAARALIQIAENLAGRVSVQTLSELPMAQLV from the coding sequence ATGCGAGAAGCCGTCCTCGAGTCCCTGCGCTCCGTGAACGATCCCGAACTGCACCGCGATCTGGTGTCGCTCGGCATGATCGAGCGCATCGACGTGACCCCACACGCACCCTCGGGCCACGCCGTGAGCGTCAAGGTCAACCTCACCACGCCGGCCTGCCCGCTCAAGGCCACCATCGAGCGCGACGTGCGGGCGGCGGTGATGACGGTACCGGGCGTCGAGACGGTGAACGTCGAGTTCGGGGCCCAGGTGAGAATGCCCACCACCCCGCCGCTGCCCGGCGTCAAGAACGTGCTGCTCGTCGGCAGCGGCAAAGGCGGCGTGGGCAAGTCGTCGGTGGCGGTGAACATCGCCTGTGCCCTGGCCCAGAGCGGCGCCAGCGTCGGGCTGATGGACGCCGACGTCTACGGCCCCTCGGTGGCGCACATGCTGGGACAGGGTCAGGCCAAACTGGTCGGCAACGCCGAGCGCAAGATGGTGCCGATCGAGGCGCACGGCATCCGCTTCATCAGCATGGCCAACCTCTCCCCTGCCGGACAGGCGCTGGTGTGGCGCGGCCCGATGCTGCACTCGGCCATTCAGCAGTTTCTCAAGGACGCTGCCTGGGGCAACCTCGATTACCTGATCGTGGACCTGCCGCCCGGCACCGGCGATGTGCAGCTTTCACTCACCCAGAGCGTGCAGGTGACCGGCGCCGTGATCGTGACCACCCCGCAGGACGTGGCCCTGATCGACGCGGCGCGGGCCATCGACATGTTCCGCAAGGCCAGCGTGCCGATTCTGGGCATCATCGAGAACATGAGTTACTTCGTGGCCCCCGACACCGGCACCGTCTACGATCTGTTCGGGCGCGGCGGAGCGGCCAAGCTGGGCAACCACCCGCTGCTGGGCGAGGTGCCGCTCGATCCCTCGGCGCGCCAGGACGCCGACAACGGCGTGCCGGCGGTGATCGCCCACCCCGAGACCCAGGCGGCCAGGGCGCTGATCCAGATTGCCGAGAACCTCGCCGGGCGGGTCAGCGTCCAGACCCTTTCCGAGCTGCCCATGGCGCAGCTGGTTTAA
- a CDS encoding HAMP domain-containing protein — MKYTVMIEQAVAPEALPQLEQLLTARFQLSPEQARKLASRRGGRLMKPTGRERASVLLEIFQEVGAQVRLEQVAEDAGGAAASSVPAPSPLSASPLNTPLSAASELHATEFGQVVAREPNVATLTAPAPAEAVTAAPAAAAMAPLPADSGDFWAELSAPATPGLAKSADGLFMPEGDLSAPKSAAVSADDALAAELFGAPASVAPAASNDADIWSDFTGALTITDSAPAETKAAEAAPELLLQPEPEVKVGRRRPLSRRMAIASVTPLAVYTALTLSTLAVVLTSAQRTLISNSAAAVAAAVGSVLNTTDQNTVNQQLGTLLNQGSVGFVQVELPDGTTFFRSQTPGVDSVLGERVGSWVTKNPVSGVFVQNQTPAELYNVQLQQLVSVGAEDSEPAAALKRAIEDPENRTIDNRNYQVERIGVYAKEDGTRETRPASQKSPNTLLYRIAVGVPIDADQAQLRNTLLTLLVAGLAAMLVGAALAARAARRVVLPIERLVKAADAISLGDLTHSVRPEANDEVGDLAQALERMRLSLDAAMERLRKRRKA, encoded by the coding sequence ATGAAGTACACCGTGATGATCGAACAGGCGGTCGCGCCCGAAGCGTTGCCGCAGCTCGAGCAGCTGCTGACGGCCCGTTTTCAGCTGTCGCCGGAGCAGGCCCGCAAACTGGCCTCGCGCCGTGGCGGCCGCCTGATGAAGCCCACCGGCCGTGAACGCGCCAGCGTGCTGCTCGAAATCTTTCAGGAAGTCGGCGCCCAGGTGAGGTTGGAACAGGTGGCCGAAGACGCCGGGGGCGCGGCGGCCAGCAGCGTGCCGGCCCCGTCGCCGCTGAGCGCTTCGCCATTGAACACCCCGCTGAGCGCGGCTTCCGAGCTGCATGCCACCGAGTTCGGTCAGGTGGTGGCCCGCGAGCCCAACGTGGCGACGCTGACCGCCCCGGCCCCGGCCGAAGCGGTAACGGCGGCGCCCGCTGCGGCGGCGATGGCGCCGTTGCCGGCAGACAGCGGGGACTTCTGGGCCGAGCTTTCGGCGCCCGCTACGCCGGGCCTGGCCAAGAGCGCCGACGGCCTGTTCATGCCGGAAGGCGACCTGAGCGCGCCCAAGAGCGCGGCAGTCTCGGCCGACGACGCGCTGGCGGCCGAACTCTTCGGGGCGCCGGCGTCGGTGGCGCCAGCCGCCAGCAACGACGCGGACATCTGGTCGGACTTTACCGGTGCGCTGACCATCACCGACTCGGCGCCGGCCGAGACCAAAGCGGCCGAAGCGGCCCCGGAACTGCTGCTGCAGCCCGAGCCGGAAGTCAAGGTGGGCCGCCGCCGCCCGCTCTCGCGGCGTATGGCCATCGCCTCGGTCACGCCGCTGGCGGTTTACACCGCGCTGACGCTCTCCACCCTGGCGGTGGTGCTGACCTCGGCGCAGCGCACCCTGATTTCCAACAGCGCGGCGGCGGTCGCGGCCGCCGTGGGTTCGGTGCTCAACACCACCGACCAGAACACCGTCAACCAGCAGCTCGGCACCCTGCTCAACCAGGGTTCAGTGGGCTTCGTGCAGGTGGAATTGCCTGACGGCACCACCTTCTTCCGCAGTCAGACGCCGGGCGTCGACTCGGTGCTGGGTGAGCGGGTCGGCAGCTGGGTCACCAAGAACCCGGTCAGCGGCGTGTTCGTGCAAAACCAGACGCCGGCCGAGCTCTACAACGTGCAGCTTCAGCAGCTGGTCAGCGTGGGCGCCGAGGATTCCGAACCGGCCGCCGCCCTCAAGCGGGCCATCGAAGATCCTGAAAACCGCACCATCGACAACCGCAACTACCAGGTGGAGCGAATCGGGGTGTACGCCAAGGAAGACGGCACCCGCGAAACCCGGCCCGCCTCGCAAAAGAGCCCCAACACCCTCCTCTACCGCATCGCCGTCGGCGTGCCGATCGACGCCGATCAGGCTCAGCTGCGCAACACGCTCTTGACGCTGCTGGTCGCCGGTCTGGCCGCCATGCTGGTGGGTGCCGCGCTGGCCGCCCGGGCGGCCCGGCGCGTCGTCTTGCCGATCGAGCGTCTGGTGAAGGCCGCCGACGCCATCAGTCTCGGCGACCTGACCCACTCGGTGCGCCCCGAGGCCAACGACGAGGTGGGCGATCTGGCGCAGGCCCTGGAGCGCATGCGCCTGAGCCTCGACGCGGCGATGGAGCGTCTCAGAAAGCGCCGCAAAGCCTAA
- the glyA gene encoding serine hydroxymethyltransferase, whose protein sequence is MTDTLARPAAGQRDTAVFDLIQEEAQRQRYGLELIASENFVSAAVREAVGSILTNKYAEGYPGKRWYGGCDVVDKIETLAIERAKALFGAEWANVQPHSGSSANIAVYGALLQQGDTVLGMDLAHGGHLTHGSPVNFSGMRYHVVGYQVDKEHERIDMEQVRRLAHEHRPKMIIAGASAYSRIIDFAAFRQIADEVGAILFADIAHIAGLVAAGLHPSPLPHAHVVASTTHKTLRGPRSGLLLSSDPEVAAKLDRAIFPGHQGGPLEHVIAGKAVAFAEALTPEFKTYSAQIIKNAQALAAEFQSLGYRVVSGGTDNHLFVLDLRPQGLNGTKATKALDANHITISKSTLPYDTEKILHGGGIRIGTPAVTTRGMLESDMPKIASLIDRALKGEDVKSEVHAFAGGFDLP, encoded by the coding sequence ATGACCGACACCCTCGCCCGACCCGCCGCCGGACAGCGCGACACCGCCGTATTCGATTTGATTCAGGAAGAAGCCCAGCGCCAGCGCTACGGCCTGGAACTGATCGCCTCGGAGAACTTCGTCAGCGCCGCCGTGCGCGAGGCGGTGGGCAGCATCCTGACCAACAAGTACGCCGAGGGCTACCCCGGCAAGCGCTGGTACGGCGGCTGCGATGTGGTGGACAAAATCGAGACGCTCGCCATCGAGCGGGCCAAGGCGCTGTTCGGGGCCGAATGGGCCAACGTGCAGCCGCACTCGGGCAGCAGCGCCAACATCGCGGTGTACGGCGCACTCCTCCAGCAGGGCGACACGGTGCTGGGCATGGACCTGGCGCACGGCGGGCACCTGACCCACGGCTCGCCGGTGAACTTCTCGGGCATGCGCTACCACGTCGTGGGCTATCAGGTGGACAAGGAACACGAGCGCATCGACATGGAGCAGGTGCGCCGCCTGGCCCACGAGCACAGGCCCAAGATGATCATCGCCGGCGCCAGCGCCTACAGCCGCATCATCGACTTCGCCGCCTTCCGGCAGATCGCCGACGAGGTGGGGGCCATTTTGTTCGCCGACATCGCCCACATCGCCGGACTGGTGGCGGCGGGCCTGCATCCCAGTCCCCTGCCGCACGCCCACGTGGTCGCCAGCACCACCCATAAGACCCTGCGCGGCCCCCGCAGCGGCCTGCTGCTGAGCAGCGACCCTGAAGTGGCCGCCAAACTCGACCGGGCCATCTTCCCCGGCCACCAGGGCGGGCCGCTGGAGCACGTCATCGCCGGCAAGGCGGTGGCTTTCGCCGAGGCGCTCACCCCCGAATTCAAGACCTACAGCGCCCAGATCATCAAGAACGCCCAGGCGCTGGCCGCCGAGTTCCAGTCGCTGGGCTACCGGGTGGTCTCGGGCGGCACCGACAACCACCTGTTCGTGCTCGATCTGCGCCCGCAGGGCCTCAACGGCACCAAGGCGACCAAGGCGCTCGACGCCAACCACATCACCATTTCCAAGTCCACCCTGCCCTACGACACCGAGAAGATTCTGCACGGCGGCGGTATCCGTATCGGCACCCCCGCCGTGACCACCCGCGGCATGCTCGAAAGTGACATGCCCAAGATCGCCAGCCTCATCGACCGGGCGCTGAAGGGTGAGGACGTGAAGAGCGAAGTGCACGCCTTCGCCGGCGGCTTCGACCTGCCGTGA
- a CDS encoding helix-turn-helix transcriptional regulator yields the protein MGTLSPAAPPTTPERTKSRLLEAVKDCDCATAQALADKLGVTVPAIRRHLQDLQDAGQLEVRTEKPGGRGRPQHVYVLTEAGEATFPKAYATLCVDVLDQVERLFGDGAVLRVMDARRLEFQGVLASRLAGHSDLGRKLTALAAVLCEYGYAARAYQENGQWYLTQRNCPAPAVAKAFPQLCQAELTLYRDLLELPVSREARLSCGAAECRYKVG from the coding sequence ATGGGCACCTTGAGTCCCGCCGCCCCGCCCACCACGCCGGAGCGGACCAAGAGCCGCCTGCTCGAGGCGGTCAAGGACTGTGACTGCGCCACCGCGCAGGCCCTGGCCGACAAGCTCGGCGTGACGGTCCCGGCGATCCGGCGCCACCTGCAGGACTTGCAGGACGCCGGGCAGCTCGAGGTCCGCACCGAGAAACCCGGCGGGCGCGGCCGGCCCCAGCACGTCTATGTGCTCACTGAGGCCGGCGAGGCGACCTTTCCCAAGGCCTACGCCACCTTGTGCGTGGACGTGCTCGATCAGGTGGAGCGGCTGTTTGGCGACGGCGCTGTCTTGCGGGTGATGGACGCCCGGCGGCTGGAATTTCAGGGCGTGCTGGCCTCACGCCTGGCCGGGCACAGCGATCTGGGCCGCAAGCTCACGGCACTGGCCGCGGTGCTGTGCGAGTACGGTTACGCCGCCCGGGCCTATCAGGAAAACGGACAGTGGTACCTGACGCAGCGCAACTGCCCGGCCCCGGCCGTTGCCAAGGCCTTTCCGCAGCTGTGCCAGGCCGAACTCACCCTCTACCGCGACCTGCTGGAGCTGCCGGTGAGCCGTGAAGCGCGGCTGTCGTGCGGCGCGGCGGAGTGCCGCTACAAGGTCGGGTAA
- a CDS encoding inorganic pyrophosphatase — MTRPECLLKGIVEWRRGERERFVYRAGRTEPYRIEPLPAPVHYGCLPAYFNPADQAEVDAVWLGNQDRQVDEWVEAQVTGLLHLNDQDHKVVFGPLDEAGVLLSWFGPQRGARLQSAEAALTWLSGLPRT; from the coding sequence ATGACCAGGCCTGAGTGCCTGCTCAAGGGAATCGTCGAGTGGCGGCGCGGCGAGCGCGAGCGCTTCGTCTACCGCGCCGGCCGGACCGAGCCGTACCGAATCGAGCCTCTGCCGGCGCCGGTCCACTACGGCTGCCTGCCGGCGTATTTCAATCCGGCCGATCAGGCCGAGGTGGACGCGGTGTGGTTGGGAAACCAAGACCGGCAGGTGGACGAGTGGGTCGAGGCGCAGGTCACCGGTTTGCTGCACCTGAACGACCAGGACCACAAGGTGGTGTTCGGACCGCTGGACGAAGCCGGGGTGCTCTTGAGCTGGTTCGGGCCGCAGCGCGGCGCGCGGCTGCAAAGCGCCGAGGCCGCCCTGACCTGGCTGAGCGGCCTGCCACGCACCTGA
- a CDS encoding ribonuclease HII — MTPDWSYERVHWRRGHFRVAGVDEAGRGAWAGPVTVAAVILPSHLGDLPFRDSKQLRPAERVRLAAEVRRLALAYAVEHAWPEEITRLNILGATHAAALRALARLDPPPQALITDYLRLPTPLPYLAPARADALSYSVAAASLLAKTERDALMLILDAEYPGYGFAGHKGYGAPQHRQALAELGVSEVHRPTFAPVARLLEAPALLDAPDDTDRQG, encoded by the coding sequence GTGACGCCCGACTGGAGTTACGAGCGGGTTCACTGGCGGCGCGGCCACTTCCGGGTCGCTGGGGTGGACGAGGCCGGACGCGGCGCCTGGGCCGGGCCGGTGACGGTGGCCGCCGTGATCCTGCCGAGCCACCTGGGTGATTTGCCGTTTCGGGACAGCAAGCAGCTGCGGCCCGCCGAGCGCGTCCGGCTGGCCGCCGAGGTGCGCCGTCTGGCGCTCGCTTACGCCGTGGAGCACGCCTGGCCCGAGGAGATCACCCGCCTCAACATCCTGGGGGCCACCCACGCCGCCGCCCTGCGTGCGCTGGCCCGCCTCGATCCGCCGCCGCAGGCGCTCATCACCGATTACCTGCGCCTGCCCACCCCGCTGCCGTATCTGGCCCCGGCCCGCGCCGACGCGCTAAGTTACTCGGTGGCGGCGGCCTCGCTGCTCGCCAAGACCGAACGCGACGCTTTGATGCTGATCCTCGACGCCGAATATCCTGGCTACGGTTTCGCGGGCCACAAGGGCTACGGCGCGCCGCAGCACCGCCAGGCACTGGCCGAGCTGGGCGTCAGCGAAGTTCACCGCCCCACCTTCGCTCCGGTGGCGCGGTTACTTGAGGCCCCGGCCCTTCTGGACGCACCGGACGACACGGACCGTCAGGGCTGA
- a CDS encoding 2'-5' RNA ligase family protein encodes MTLYSVVAWPTAELGAWLRELQRRLGVSSYGDPHLNLRVPFDYAGDPKTLICEVRKILESQPPFQVEFLRWRHFPHVFFMEYTLSPALEEVHRRLIKVPGAPAGRYDGEHFIPHLSLAIGVCDWAEDALWRELEHLRPPQVRFEVRAASLTREGGGELQEIHTFPLGTRLPLEAQP; translated from the coding sequence GTGACGCTCTACAGCGTGGTGGCCTGGCCCACCGCCGAACTCGGCGCCTGGCTGCGCGAATTGCAGCGGCGGCTGGGGGTCAGCAGCTACGGCGACCCGCACCTGAACCTGCGGGTGCCTTTCGACTACGCCGGCGACCCCAAGACCCTGATCTGCGAGGTGCGCAAGATTCTGGAAAGCCAGCCGCCGTTTCAGGTGGAATTTCTGCGCTGGCGGCACTTTCCGCACGTGTTTTTCATGGAGTACACCCTCAGCCCGGCGCTGGAGGAGGTGCACCGGCGCCTCATCAAGGTGCCGGGCGCGCCGGCCGGCAGGTACGACGGCGAGCACTTCATTCCGCACCTCTCGCTGGCCATCGGCGTGTGCGACTGGGCCGAGGACGCGCTGTGGCGCGAGCTGGAGCACCTGCGCCCGCCGCAGGTCCGCTTCGAGGTGCGGGCCGCCTCGCTGACCCGTGAGGGCGGCGGCGAGCTCCAGGAAATCCATACCTTTCCGCTGGGTACCCGGCTGCCCCTCGAAGCTCAGCCCTGA
- a CDS encoding cupin domain-containing protein: MNDKVNLAAKLAHVASYWSPHTVGQFNGCDLMVVKVKGEFVRHQHDETDDFFLVLSGELTLRLPEREIVLRPGELYVVPRGVEHQPFAAVETELLLIEPSGTPNTGDARTAAPRRLL, translated from the coding sequence GTGAACGACAAGGTCAACCTCGCCGCCAAGCTCGCGCATGTCGCCAGTTACTGGTCGCCGCACACGGTGGGCCAGTTCAACGGCTGCGACCTGATGGTCGTGAAGGTCAAAGGCGAATTCGTGCGCCACCAGCACGACGAGACCGACGACTTCTTCCTGGTGCTCAGCGGCGAGCTGACCCTGCGCCTGCCGGAGCGCGAGATCGTGCTGCGGCCCGGCGAACTGTACGTGGTGCCGCGCGGTGTGGAGCACCAGCCGTTTGCCGCTGTGGAAACCGAACTGCTGCTGATCGAGCCCAGCGGCACGCCCAATACCGGCGACGCCCGGACCGCCGCGCCGCGCCGCTTGCTGTGA